A window of the Microvirga terrae genome harbors these coding sequences:
- a CDS encoding DedA family protein, with product MAWIEPAIATYGVWALLLILYFESFGAPLPGESALIAASLLAARGDLAIGHVFLAAWAGAVLGDSTGYLIGRFGGRPLLIRFGSLVKLTPDRLAKLEQTVKTKGFFMVLTARFVVVLRQLNGLIAGSTGMPWPHFVVANALGAMLWAGLWSFGPYVFTDAFRRLI from the coding sequence TTGGCCTGGATCGAGCCGGCCATTGCGACCTATGGCGTCTGGGCTCTTCTCCTCATCCTCTACTTCGAGTCCTTCGGGGCTCCCTTGCCTGGGGAAAGCGCCCTGATCGCGGCCTCGCTCCTGGCCGCCCGGGGCGATCTCGCCATCGGCCACGTCTTTCTGGCCGCCTGGGCCGGGGCGGTCCTTGGCGACAGCACCGGCTATCTGATCGGCCGGTTCGGAGGGCGGCCCCTTCTGATCCGGTTCGGCTCCCTGGTGAAGCTCACGCCGGACCGGCTGGCCAAACTGGAGCAGACGGTGAAAACCAAAGGGTTCTTCATGGTCCTCACAGCCCGGTTCGTCGTCGTGCTGCGTCAGCTCAACGGTCTCATCGCGGGGTCGACCGGAATGCCCTGGCCCCATTTCGTCGTGGCGAATGCCCTCGGGGCCATGCTCTGGGCCGGGCTGTGGAGCTTCGGTCCCTATGTCTTCACCGATGCGTTCAGGCGGCTGATCTGA
- a CDS encoding TIGR02302 family protein, whose product MSDGSNPTPGRSPLNQRFGRLVTHARWSLWWEEAWPRLWLPFAIVLLFLTLSWLGLWLDASPLWRTIGLGLFAAAFLLSLWPLLRLRMPSRTRALDRLDRETGLTHGPARVLDDTLALGSADPGTKALWALHRKRAEDAVGRMRVGLPQPDMAKRDRYALRAAGLLALVTSAFIAGPEIGSRLAAAFDWRRVETASPSFRIDGWIDPPLYTRTPPLMIDLARGQSLRAPIHSTVVIRIAGEGSAEVTPGKGLTLLPPKANQRADMREERYTLDGSSELTVRTGFAHSVTLTIEAIPDRLPEIAFTTPPEVNARGTFTLSYKGRDDYGIASLDGIVEKADASKGRSLVPAPQLTLALPSHEENAPDTKSPVDLTNHAWAGAPVTIRLKAKDEAGQEALSEAVTFTLPQRPFTKPLAKALVEQRRNLVLAPDDRKRVQVALDALLIAPDEYTPQWGVFMGLRTGAERLRVAKTDQDLLDVADWLLTMALQIEDGNLSDAERELRAAQERLKEAMDRGATDDEIRRLTDELRQAMDKFLREFAQRMQQNQQSQDQSQRTPPDRMISQDDLNRMLRQMEDAMRRGDVAEAQRLLEQLRNILENLQTAQPNSRMTDPLGREMNQAMQDLEDMAREQQNLRDETFRDGQNRRMQQGDRNGQRQQGQRQGQRQQGQRQQGQQGDGQEQAENGQGGQDQDPLGLKQRQEALRQRLEELQRRMQGMGMQNEQGLGDAEQAMRDAEGALGQGQDGPAVDAQGRALESLRRGMQGMAQQMQQMQQGDGQGNEQAGDQPGQGNPQGNQQTGQRDNDPLGRPMRNRDYSDGRVEVPSASQSPAQRAQRILEELRRKLGDPSRPQEELDYFERLLRRN is encoded by the coding sequence ATGAGCGACGGCTCGAACCCGACGCCTGGGCGCAGTCCCCTGAACCAGCGGTTCGGGCGCTTGGTCACTCATGCGCGCTGGTCTCTCTGGTGGGAGGAGGCCTGGCCCCGGCTCTGGCTGCCCTTCGCCATCGTCTTGCTGTTTCTGACCCTCTCCTGGCTTGGCCTCTGGCTCGACGCCTCGCCCCTGTGGCGCACCATCGGCCTGGGGCTGTTCGCAGCCGCTTTCCTCCTGTCGCTCTGGCCGCTTCTGCGCCTGCGCATGCCCAGCCGGACGCGCGCGCTCGACCGGCTCGACCGGGAGACGGGGCTCACCCACGGTCCGGCCCGCGTTCTCGACGACACCCTGGCCCTCGGATCGGCGGATCCCGGCACCAAGGCCCTGTGGGCGCTTCATCGCAAGCGGGCGGAAGATGCCGTCGGCCGCATGCGGGTCGGCCTGCCGCAGCCCGATATGGCCAAGCGCGACCGCTATGCCCTGCGCGCCGCAGGGCTTCTCGCCCTGGTGACGAGCGCGTTCATCGCCGGGCCCGAGATCGGCTCGCGGCTCGCCGCGGCCTTCGACTGGCGCAGGGTCGAGACCGCCTCCCCGTCGTTCCGCATCGACGGATGGATCGACCCTCCGCTCTATACCCGCACGCCGCCGCTCATGATCGACCTGGCCCGGGGGCAGAGCCTGCGCGCGCCGATCCATTCGACCGTCGTGATCCGGATCGCCGGCGAGGGCAGCGCGGAGGTCACGCCGGGCAAGGGCCTGACGCTGCTCCCGCCCAAGGCCAACCAGCGCGCCGACATGCGCGAGGAGCGCTACACCCTCGACGGCTCGAGCGAGCTGACGGTCAGAACGGGCTTCGCGCACAGCGTGACCCTGACCATCGAGGCCATTCCCGACCGGCTGCCGGAGATCGCCTTCACGACACCCCCCGAGGTCAATGCGCGCGGCACCTTCACCCTGAGCTACAAGGGCCGGGACGATTACGGCATCGCGTCCCTCGACGGCATCGTCGAGAAGGCCGACGCCAGCAAGGGGCGCTCCCTGGTGCCTGCCCCTCAGCTCACGCTCGCCCTTCCGAGCCATGAGGAGAACGCACCGGACACCAAGTCCCCGGTCGATCTCACGAACCATGCCTGGGCGGGCGCCCCCGTGACGATCCGCCTCAAAGCCAAGGACGAGGCCGGACAGGAGGCCCTGAGCGAGGCGGTCACCTTCACCCTGCCGCAGCGTCCCTTCACGAAACCGCTCGCCAAGGCGTTGGTCGAGCAGCGGCGCAACCTGGTGCTCGCGCCGGACGACCGCAAGCGCGTCCAGGTGGCTCTCGACGCCCTGCTCATCGCGCCGGACGAATATACCCCGCAATGGGGCGTGTTCATGGGATTGCGGACCGGTGCGGAGCGCCTGCGGGTCGCTAAGACCGATCAGGACCTGCTCGACGTGGCCGACTGGCTCTTGACCATGGCGCTGCAGATCGAGGACGGCAACCTGTCCGATGCGGAGCGCGAGCTGCGCGCCGCCCAGGAGCGCCTGAAGGAGGCCATGGACCGGGGCGCCACGGACGACGAGATCCGGCGCCTGACCGACGAGTTGCGCCAGGCCATGGACAAATTCCTGCGGGAATTCGCCCAGCGCATGCAGCAGAACCAGCAGTCGCAGGACCAGAGCCAGCGCACGCCGCCCGACCGGATGATCTCGCAGGACGACCTCAACCGGATGCTACGCCAGATGGAGGACGCCATGCGCCGCGGCGACGTGGCCGAGGCCCAGCGCCTGCTCGAGCAGCTGCGCAATATCCTCGAGAACCTGCAGACGGCCCAACCCAACAGCCGCATGACCGATCCGCTCGGACGCGAGATGAACCAGGCCATGCAGGACCTGGAGGACATGGCCCGCGAGCAGCAGAACCTGCGCGACGAGACCTTCCGCGACGGCCAGAACCGGCGCATGCAGCAGGGCGACCGCAACGGGCAGCGCCAGCAGGGGCAGCGTCAGGGCCAGCGCCAACAGGGACAGCGCCAGCAAGGCCAACAGGGCGACGGTCAGGAGCAGGCGGAAAACGGCCAGGGCGGCCAGGATCAGGACCCCCTCGGCCTGAAGCAGAGACAGGAGGCCCTGCGGCAAAGGCTGGAGGAGTTGCAGCGGCGCATGCAGGGCATGGGCATGCAGAACGAGCAGGGTCTCGGCGATGCCGAGCAGGCCATGCGCGATGCCGAAGGCGCTCTTGGTCAGGGCCAGGACGGTCCTGCGGTCGACGCGCAGGGACGGGCGCTCGAAAGCCTCCGTCGCGGCATGCAGGGCATGGCCCAGCAGATGCAGCAGATGCAGCAGGGCGACGGTCAGGGGAACGAACAGGCCGGGGACCAGCCCGGCCAGGGCAACCCCCAGGGCAACCAGCAGACGGGCCAGCGCGACAACGATCCGCTCGGCCGCCCCATGCGCAACCGGGACTATTCCGACGGCCGCGTGGAAGTGCCGAGCGCCAGCCAGTCGCCCGCGCAACGCGCGCAGCGGATTCTGGAGGAATTGCGGCGCAAGCTGGGCGATCCGAGCCGGCCGCAGGAAGAGCTCGACTACTTCGAGCGGCTGCTGCGCCGGAACTGA
- a CDS encoding twin transmembrane helix small protein: MTSFADLLVPIAVVAVAFVLLLGLINMLRGGNPNRSQHLMRLRVLLQFLAIIVIMGVIWWRAA, from the coding sequence ATGACGAGTTTTGCCGATCTGCTGGTCCCGATCGCGGTGGTGGCCGTCGCGTTCGTGCTGCTTCTGGGGCTGATCAACATGCTGCGCGGCGGCAATCCCAATCGGTCGCAGCATCTCATGAGACTGCGCGTGCTGCTGCAGTTTCTCGCCATCATCGTGATCATGGGCGTGATCTGGTGGCGGGCTGCATGA
- a CDS encoding 3-hydroxybutyryl-CoA dehydrogenase, which produces MGIEIKTVGVVGAGQMGSGIAHVCSLAGFTVRLNDLSEDRINAGLATINGNMARQVAKGAISDADRQGALERIKPARTYDDLATCDLVIEAATENEEVKRKIFTNLSPSLRPDAMLATNTSSISITRLAASTDRPERFIGIHFMNPVPVMQLVELIRGIATEDPTYESAKEFISKLGKTSTVSEDFPAFIVNRILLPMINEAIYTLYEGVGSVEAIDTAMRLGANHPMGPLQLADFIGLDTCLSIMQVLHEGLADSKYRPCPLLVKYVEAGWLGRKTKRGFYDYRGEKPVPTR; this is translated from the coding sequence ATGGGCATTGAGATCAAAACGGTTGGCGTTGTCGGCGCCGGGCAGATGGGAAGCGGCATCGCCCATGTCTGCTCGCTGGCGGGTTTCACCGTCCGGCTCAACGATCTCTCCGAGGATCGGATCAATGCCGGGCTCGCGACGATCAACGGCAACATGGCCCGCCAGGTCGCCAAGGGCGCCATCTCCGATGCCGACCGGCAGGGCGCCCTCGAGCGGATCAAGCCGGCCCGCACCTATGACGATCTGGCTACCTGCGACCTCGTCATCGAGGCCGCGACCGAGAACGAGGAGGTGAAGCGCAAGATCTTCACCAATCTCAGCCCGTCGCTCCGCCCCGACGCGATGCTCGCCACCAACACGTCGTCGATCTCGATCACGCGGCTTGCCGCCTCCACCGACCGGCCGGAACGGTTCATCGGCATCCACTTCATGAATCCGGTACCGGTGATGCAGCTCGTCGAGCTGATCCGCGGCATCGCCACCGAGGATCCGACCTACGAATCCGCCAAGGAGTTCATCAGCAAGCTCGGCAAGACCTCCACGGTCTCCGAGGACTTTCCGGCCTTCATCGTCAACCGGATCCTGCTGCCGATGATCAACGAGGCGATCTACACCCTCTACGAGGGCGTCGGCTCCGTGGAGGCCATCGACACGGCCATGCGGCTCGGCGCCAACCACCCGATGGGCCCGCTCCAGCTCGCGGATTTCATCGGCCTGGACACCTGCCTGTCGATCATGCAGGTGCTGCACGAGGGCCTGGCCGATTCCAAGTACCGCCCCTGCCCGCTTCTGGTGAAGTACGTGGAGGCCGGCTGGCTCGGACGGAAGACGAAGCGCGGCTTCTACGATTACCGGGGCGAGAAGCCCGTCCCGACCCGCTGA
- a CDS encoding electron transfer flavoprotein subunit alpha/FixB family protein: MTTLLIAEHDNAHLKDATHKALSAAKALGAPVHVLVAGVSARAAAEAASRLEGVEKVLLADGPAYEHQLAEPTAALIVSLAGSYDALVAPATSKGKNVMPRVAALLDVMQVSDIIKVVSPDTFERPIYAGNAIQTVQATDAKKVITVRTAAFPAAAEGGSAAIETVNAAEDPGVSSFKGEEIQQSDRPELTSAKIIISGGRSLGSADAFKQYIEPIADTLGAAMGASRAAVDAGYAPNDWQVGQTGKVVAPDLYIAVGISGAIQHLAGMKDSKVIVAINKDEEAPIFQVADYGLVGDLFQILPELKEELTKAGQ, translated from the coding sequence ATGACCACTCTTCTGATCGCCGAGCACGACAACGCTCACCTGAAGGACGCTACCCACAAGGCGCTCTCGGCCGCGAAGGCGCTGGGCGCCCCTGTCCACGTGCTGGTGGCCGGCGTGAGCGCGCGTGCGGCTGCCGAAGCCGCCTCCAGGCTCGAGGGCGTCGAGAAGGTGCTGCTGGCAGACGGCCCGGCTTACGAGCACCAGCTCGCCGAGCCGACCGCAGCCCTCATCGTGTCGCTCGCCGGTTCCTACGATGCCCTGGTGGCGCCCGCCACCAGCAAGGGCAAGAACGTCATGCCCCGCGTTGCGGCGCTGCTCGACGTGATGCAGGTCTCCGACATCATCAAGGTGGTGTCGCCCGACACCTTCGAGCGGCCGATCTATGCCGGCAACGCCATCCAGACCGTGCAGGCCACCGACGCCAAGAAGGTGATCACCGTGCGCACCGCCGCCTTCCCGGCGGCCGCCGAGGGGGGCTCTGCCGCCATCGAGACAGTGAATGCCGCCGAGGATCCCGGCGTGTCGAGCTTCAAGGGCGAGGAGATCCAGCAATCGGACCGGCCCGAGCTGACCTCGGCGAAGATCATCATCTCGGGCGGGCGCTCGCTCGGCTCGGCCGACGCCTTCAAGCAGTATATCGAGCCCATCGCCGACACGCTCGGGGCCGCCATGGGCGCATCGCGCGCGGCCGTCGATGCGGGCTATGCGCCCAACGACTGGCAGGTGGGTCAGACCGGCAAGGTGGTGGCGCCCGATCTCTACATCGCGGTGGGGATTTCAGGGGCCATTCAGCATCTGGCCGGCATGAAGGATTCCAAGGTGATCGTGGCGATCAACAAGGACGAGGAGGCGCCGATCTTCCAGGTGGCGGATTACGGCCTCGTCGGCGACCTCTTCCAGATCCTGCCGGAACTGAAGGAGGAGTTGACCAAAGCCGGTCAATAA
- a CDS encoding YqaA family protein — protein MLRRLYDWTLSLAARPSAPYALALVSFSESSFFPVPPDVMLVPMMLARPDKAWAYALICTVASVLGGILGYFIGLGLYDSIGAWLFQLYGLTEGAETFRHAYADYGHWVILLKGLTPIPYKLVTITSGFAGYHLGWFILLSILTRGARFFIVALLMSQFGPRIKSIIDNHFNLVATLAIAAFVGGFVAFRYLF, from the coding sequence ATGCTGAGACGCCTCTACGACTGGACCCTGTCCCTCGCGGCCCGCCCTTCGGCCCCTTACGCTTTGGCTCTTGTGTCCTTCTCCGAAAGCTCGTTCTTTCCGGTGCCGCCGGACGTGATGCTCGTGCCGATGATGCTGGCGCGGCCCGACAAGGCCTGGGCCTACGCCCTGATCTGCACCGTCGCGTCCGTCCTGGGCGGGATCCTCGGATACTTCATTGGGCTCGGCCTCTATGATTCCATCGGAGCCTGGCTGTTCCAGCTCTATGGCCTCACGGAAGGCGCCGAGACGTTCCGGCATGCCTATGCCGATTACGGCCATTGGGTGATCCTGCTGAAGGGCCTGACCCCGATCCCCTACAAGCTCGTAACCATCACGTCGGGCTTCGCGGGTTACCATCTGGGCTGGTTCATCCTGTTGTCGATCCTGACCCGCGGCGCCCGCTTCTTCATCGTGGCCCTCCTCATGAGCCAGTTCGGACCGCGCATCAAATCGATCATCGACAACCATTTCAATCTGGTGGCGACCCTGGCCATCGCGGCCTTCGTCGGGGGCTTCGTGGCCTTCCGCTACCTTTTCTAG
- a CDS encoding HNH endonuclease, which translates to MTIHVQPVVRPEACPALVLNADYRPLSYYPLSIWCWQDAIKAVFLDRVNIVSEYDKVVRSPTFEIRLPSVISLKTYVKPSRHPAFTRFNVFLRDRFSCQYCGDREDLTFDHVIPRSKGGQTTWENVVAACAPCNLRKGDKLPREVEMWPRQSPFAPTVHDLHSNGRLFPPNYLHDSWMDYLYWDSELEP; encoded by the coding sequence GTGACGATACACGTCCAGCCTGTTGTGCGACCGGAGGCCTGCCCGGCCCTCGTTCTCAATGCCGATTACCGGCCTTTGAGCTACTACCCCTTGTCCATCTGGTGTTGGCAGGATGCGATCAAGGCGGTGTTCCTGGACAGGGTCAACATCGTGTCGGAATACGACAAGGTCGTGCGAAGTCCGACCTTCGAGATCCGCCTGCCCTCGGTCATATCGCTCAAAACCTACGTCAAACCCTCACGTCACCCGGCCTTCACCCGCTTCAACGTCTTCCTGCGCGACCGCTTCAGCTGCCAATACTGCGGAGACCGCGAGGACCTGACCTTCGATCACGTCATCCCCCGGTCCAAGGGCGGGCAAACCACTTGGGAGAACGTCGTCGCCGCCTGTGCGCCCTGCAACCTCAGGAAGGGGGACAAACTGCCCCGCGAGGTGGAAATGTGGCCCCGGCAGAGCCCCTTCGCCCCGACCGTCCACGACCTCCACTCCAACGGACGTCTCTTCCCGCCGAACTATCTCCACGACAGCTGGATGGATTATCTCTACTGGGACAGCGAGCTGGAGCCCTGA
- a CDS encoding acyloxyacyl hydrolase translates to MRISPAIGMSLLILVAGSTGVLGSDFKRQTSSSQAQTQPSILSEFRFGLSAQDPWGPEGRDGSANLTGEILFAKPFTASDLFTSYFIPRPHVGGSLNFDGRTSFAYAGLSWTIDVTPDIFVEGSFGGAVHNGKDHPMADRQELGCSPLFRESGSVGVRLSANWSVMATVEHLSNGGTCSDENRGLTNVGARVGYSF, encoded by the coding sequence ATGCGCATCAGTCCAGCCATAGGCATGAGCCTTCTGATCCTAGTTGCAGGATCGACAGGTGTGCTAGGCTCCGACTTCAAGCGGCAAACGAGTTCCTCCCAGGCCCAGACCCAACCAAGCATCCTGTCGGAGTTCCGTTTTGGTCTCTCCGCTCAGGATCCGTGGGGCCCGGAAGGACGCGACGGCTCCGCCAATCTCACCGGCGAAATCCTTTTTGCGAAGCCCTTTACCGCCTCGGACCTTTTCACCAGCTATTTCATCCCACGGCCGCATGTGGGCGGCAGCCTGAACTTCGACGGCCGGACGAGCTTCGCCTATGCCGGCCTGTCCTGGACCATCGACGTGACGCCCGACATCTTCGTCGAGGGCAGCTTCGGCGGCGCCGTTCACAACGGCAAGGATCATCCGATGGCTGATCGCCAGGAACTCGGATGTTCCCCGCTCTTTCGCGAATCGGGTTCCGTGGGCGTGCGCCTGTCCGCCAATTGGAGCGTGATGGCCACGGTCGAGCATCTCTCGAACGGCGGCACCTGCTCGGACGAGAATAGAGGCTTGACGAATGTCGGCGCGCGGGTTGGGTATTCGTTCTAA
- a CDS encoding cob(I)yrinic acid a,c-diamide adenosyltransferase: MVVLNRIYTRTGDEGTTALAAGGRRPKYDLRIEAYGTVDETNACIGLVRLHTAGHDIDAMLGRIQNDLFDLGADLATVETDKPLPYEPLRVTQAQVDRLEQEIDRLNADLSVLRSFVLPGGTPAGAALHLARTVCRRAERHVVELMERPDEKVSAESVKYLNRLSDFLFVASRSMNDKGALDVLWVPGQNR, from the coding sequence ATGGTCGTCCTCAACCGCATCTACACCCGCACCGGCGACGAGGGCACTACGGCGCTGGCTGCCGGCGGACGCCGCCCGAAATACGATCTGCGCATCGAGGCATACGGCACGGTCGACGAGACCAACGCGTGCATCGGCCTCGTGCGCCTTCATACGGCCGGCCACGACATCGACGCGATGCTCGGCCGCATTCAGAACGACCTGTTCGATCTGGGCGCCGATCTGGCGACAGTCGAGACGGACAAGCCCCTGCCCTATGAGCCCTTGCGCGTCACGCAGGCGCAGGTCGATCGTCTCGAGCAGGAGATCGACCGGCTCAACGCCGACCTGTCCGTCCTGCGCTCCTTCGTCCTTCCGGGCGGCACGCCTGCCGGGGCGGCGCTTCATCTCGCCCGCACGGTTTGCCGCCGTGCGGAGCGCCATGTGGTCGAACTGATGGAGAGACCGGACGAGAAGGTTTCTGCGGAATCGGTGAAATACCTGAACCGCCTCTCCGACTTTCTTTTCGTCGCCTCCCGTTCCATGAATGACAAGGGTGCGCTCGACGTGCTCTGGGTGCCCGGGCAGAACCGCTAG
- a CDS encoding electron transfer flavoprotein subunit beta/FixA family protein, which produces MKLLVCVKRVVDYNVKIRVKPDGSGVELANIKMSMNPFDEIAVEEAVRLKEQGKATEIVAVSIGPQQSAETIRTALAMGADRGILVKTDATVEPLAVAKILAKVVEQEKPDLVIMGKQAIDDDSNQTGQMLAALLGWPQGTFAFKVNVGEGSIDVTREVDGGLQTVGLKLPAIVTTDLRLNEPRYASLPNIMKAKKKPLDETSPETLGVDVAPRLKVIKTVEPGGRKAGVKVGSVAELVQKLKVEAGVL; this is translated from the coding sequence ATGAAGCTTCTGGTGTGTGTGAAGCGGGTGGTGGACTACAACGTGAAGATCCGGGTGAAGCCGGACGGGTCGGGCGTGGAACTGGCCAACATCAAGATGTCCATGAACCCCTTCGACGAGATCGCCGTCGAGGAAGCCGTGCGCCTCAAGGAGCAGGGCAAGGCCACCGAGATCGTCGCCGTCTCCATCGGCCCGCAGCAATCGGCTGAGACCATCCGCACGGCGCTTGCCATGGGGGCCGACCGCGGCATCCTGGTCAAGACCGACGCCACCGTGGAGCCGCTCGCCGTGGCCAAGATCCTGGCCAAGGTGGTCGAGCAGGAGAAGCCCGACCTCGTCATCATGGGCAAGCAGGCCATCGACGACGATTCCAACCAGACCGGCCAGATGCTGGCCGCCCTGCTGGGCTGGCCGCAGGGCACCTTCGCGTTCAAGGTGAACGTGGGCGAGGGCTCCATCGACGTGACCCGCGAGGTCGACGGCGGGTTGCAGACGGTGGGCCTCAAGCTGCCGGCCATCGTCACCACGGACCTGCGCCTCAACGAGCCGCGCTATGCTTCGCTTCCCAACATCATGAAGGCCAAGAAGAAGCCTCTCGACGAGACCAGCCCCGAGACGCTCGGCGTCGACGTGGCCCCGCGCCTGAAGGTGATCAAGACCGTCGAGCCCGGCGGCCGCAAGGCGGGCGTGAAGGTGGGCTCCGTGGCCGAACTCGTCCAGAAGCTCAAAGTCGAAGCCGGCGTGCTCTAA
- a CDS encoding rhomboid family intramembrane serine protease: MFLPLHDGVPLKNMKTPLATRCLIGVCVIAYLATFYGPLGEDAMVGGFGFIPSVLFGTEVLPEGYPFVPAELTLATNIFLHGSLFHLIGNMLFLWVFGDNVEDAMGHLRFILFFLLCGMAASLAHAFITTEPHRPLIGASGGVSGVVAAYLILYPRVKIWGLFLKGIPLHLPAYWTIGFWFVLQFAAAFLGGDDSVGWFAHLGGFIVGAILTPLLRRRYDPVLARVQAQELQAPR, encoded by the coding sequence ATGTTTCTACCGCTTCACGATGGCGTTCCACTCAAGAACATGAAGACGCCGCTCGCGACACGGTGTCTGATCGGCGTCTGCGTCATCGCCTATCTGGCCACCTTCTATGGCCCGCTCGGCGAGGACGCGATGGTGGGCGGGTTCGGCTTCATCCCGTCGGTCCTGTTCGGCACGGAAGTGCTGCCCGAGGGCTATCCGTTCGTTCCCGCCGAACTGACCCTGGCCACCAACATCTTCCTGCACGGCTCGCTGTTTCACCTGATCGGCAACATGCTGTTCCTCTGGGTGTTCGGCGACAACGTGGAGGATGCCATGGGACACCTCCGCTTCATCCTGTTCTTCCTGCTCTGCGGGATGGCCGCGAGCCTGGCCCATGCCTTCATCACGACGGAGCCTCACCGCCCGCTGATCGGCGCGTCGGGCGGCGTGTCGGGCGTGGTGGCGGCCTATCTGATCCTCTATCCGCGCGTGAAGATCTGGGGCCTGTTCCTGAAGGGCATCCCGCTGCACCTGCCCGCCTACTGGACCATCGGCTTCTGGTTCGTCCTCCAGTTCGCCGCGGCCTTCCTCGGCGGGGACGACAGCGTGGGCTGGTTCGCCCATCTTGGCGGCTTCATCGTCGGCGCTATTCTCACCCCTCTCCTGCGCCGCCGCTACGATCCCGTGCTCGCCCGCGTCCAGGCGCAGGAACTGCAAGCGCCGCGTTGA
- a CDS encoding disulfide bond formation protein B: MRISLTMRQATLAVTLGAAATIGGALVFEHVFGYVPCKLCLMQRNPYYIAIPVGLAAALLPPRYARIGLWCLALIFIVSAGLGAYHSGVEWGFFAGPSDCGGGAGAGAGNVGDFLNQLQNTRVVSCTEAAWRFLGLSLAGWNVLISLALAAFAAAAAARKGIFPGR, from the coding sequence ATGCGGATCAGCCTCACGATGCGGCAGGCCACGCTGGCCGTCACCCTGGGCGCCGCGGCGACGATCGGCGGAGCGCTCGTCTTCGAGCATGTCTTCGGCTATGTGCCGTGCAAGCTCTGCCTGATGCAGCGCAACCCCTATTACATTGCGATTCCGGTGGGCCTCGCGGCTGCTCTCCTGCCGCCGCGCTATGCCCGCATCGGCCTCTGGTGCCTGGCCCTGATCTTCATCGTCAGTGCAGGGCTCGGGGCCTATCACTCGGGCGTGGAATGGGGCTTCTTCGCCGGCCCGAGCGATTGCGGCGGGGGAGCCGGCGCCGGCGCAGGCAACGTGGGCGATTTCCTGAACCAGCTTCAGAACACCCGCGTGGTGAGCTGCACGGAGGCGGCCTGGCGCTTCCTCGGCCTGTCTCTGGCCGGTTGGAACGTGCTGATCTCGCTGGCGCTCGCCGCCTTCGCGGCCGCCGCGGCGGCGCGCAAGGGGATCTTCCCGGGCCGCTGA
- a CDS encoding D-TA family PLP-dependent enzyme, with protein MSLQALKDEVARQFGTPAVVVDLDVVERNVARVQALCDAAGIANRPHIKTHKSPVIAALQREAGAQGLTCQKLGEAEIMAESGHDDLLIAYNLLGEEKLNRLGGLLSRVKVTVAADNPVVVAGLPQAAAKAGRNLDVVVECDTGRRRAGVETPAEAVALAQEIASRPGLSFAGFMLYPPENAVAETQAFLDAATAGVRELGLEPRIVSSGGTPNLVHLGKIKDVTEHRAGTSVFNDRMMLAAGVAGLEDCALTVYATVVSRAGPERGILDSGSKTLTYDTGGLDGHGLILEHPQARIARFAEEHGFLDLSACNDRPSVGDVVRIVPNHVCVVVNMVDRMVAVRGDTIVGELPVAARGRLT; from the coding sequence ATGAGTCTCCAGGCTCTCAAGGATGAGGTCGCGCGGCAGTTCGGGACGCCCGCCGTGGTGGTCGACCTCGACGTGGTGGAGCGCAACGTCGCCCGGGTGCAGGCCCTGTGCGATGCTGCAGGCATCGCCAACCGTCCTCACATCAAGACGCACAAGAGCCCGGTGATCGCCGCCCTGCAGCGTGAGGCCGGCGCCCAGGGCCTCACCTGCCAGAAGCTCGGCGAAGCCGAAATCATGGCCGAGAGCGGTCATGATGACCTCCTCATCGCCTACAATCTCCTGGGCGAAGAGAAGCTAAACCGCCTCGGCGGCCTGCTCTCGCGGGTGAAGGTCACCGTCGCGGCCGATAATCCCGTGGTGGTGGCGGGCCTCCCGCAGGCCGCGGCCAAGGCCGGGCGCAATCTCGACGTGGTGGTGGAATGCGATACCGGCCGCAGGCGCGCCGGGGTCGAGACGCCGGCGGAAGCCGTGGCGCTCGCCCAGGAGATCGCGTCACGCCCGGGGCTCTCGTTCGCGGGCTTCATGCTGTATCCGCCGGAGAATGCCGTGGCCGAGACGCAGGCCTTCCTCGATGCGGCCACCGCCGGCGTGCGGGAGCTCGGGCTCGAACCGCGCATCGTCTCGTCGGGCGGCACCCCCAACCTGGTCCATCTCGGCAAGATCAAGGACGTCACGGAGCACCGGGCCGGCACGTCCGTGTTCAACGACCGCATGATGCTGGCAGCAGGCGTCGCCGGGCTGGAGGACTGCGCGCTGACGGTCTACGCGACGGTGGTTAGCCGCGCCGGTCCAGAGCGTGGGATTCTCGATTCCGGCTCCAAGACCCTGACCTACGATACGGGCGGGCTCGACGGCCACGGCCTGATCCTTGAGCATCCGCAGGCCAGGATCGCCCGGTTCGCCGAGGAGCACGGGTTTCTCGACCTGTCCGCCTGCAACGATCGTCCCAGCGTGGGCGACGTGGTTCGCATCGTGCCGAATCACGTCTGCGTGGTGGTGAACATGGTGGACCGGATGGTCGCGGTGCGGGGAGACACGATCGTCGGCGAGTTGCCTGTTGCGGCCCGTGGGCGTCTGACCTGA